Within Pseudomonas sp. LBUM920, the genomic segment ACACTCAATGGGCTGTTCGCGCGCATGGATCAGTGGAGTGACGACATTTATCGTGACTTGTACGGCGAGCACTATGTGGCGAAGAGCGACACCAGCCCGGGTGGGCACCGCCACCTCGCGTACATCGGTATCGCCGACCTGCTGGACGGCATTGACCGCGCTTGTGCACCGTTGCTCACCGAGTTCATGGCCTATAACCCGGACCCACTGGGCTTTCATCTGAGTCATCCGACCTTTGCCAATCCGATGTTGATGGCGCACCTGCGAGGCCTGCAAGCCGAGAGCCTGAGGGCGCTGGATTACGAAGCGGGCGTCGAAGGGTTCATGCTGCAGGCAGCGAATTACCTGCGTCGTCGGCAAGTGTGCGAAGCGTTGATCACCCAAGCCGTCAGCCGCGAAGGGCGCGCCCTATCGGCCCAGCACGCCCAGCAGTTTTTCGGCCTGGATGAGGGCCAGTTGATCTGCCTGCTGTTTTCGCCCTTTATCCACCACGGTGAGCGGCTGGAAGGTTATTTGCGCCAGTGCCACTCGGGCATGCTGGTGGCCCTGCCGGAACTGCACAAAGTGCTGCAGGGCAAGCCCGCTGCCGAGATGCTGCAGCAATGGGTAACCGACGCCAGCGGGCTGCCGCTGCCGTTGCTTCAGCATCTGTACCGCAAGCGGCCAATGCCCGGCGGCCGCGGCAGTACCGCTCGTGGTTGCCGTCAGGAACGGTCGATGGCCAGTGCCGACATGGCCTTGCAGCTGTCCGGGCGATGACGCTGCGTGGTGTGCGGCAGGTGGATTTCGCCTATCAGGCGGTGTATCGCTACATGATCAACCTGATTGACGAGGTCAGCAGCGATAGCCGGGTAAAGCTGCCGTCTCTGCGCCAGTTATCCCAGCGCCTGAACGTGTCCATTTCCACCATCCAGTACGCCTATTCGCTGCTGGAGAAAGAGGGGCGGGTGTATTCAGTGGCCAAGTCAGGCTATTACGCCTGGCCGCTTGCCGGCGGCGCCTCGACGTGGCCAAGCGGGGATTTGCTCGAGCGCCTCTATGTGGCCGCGCGACGTCCGGGCATGGTAGTGCTCAGTGGCGATGAACCTGCCTTGTTGGCGTCGCTGGACAGCACGCTGTTGCGCCTGGAGCGGGAGTTGGTGCGCCAATACCCCCACCACTTGCAGCCCTGGTCCCAGCCATGTGGGGTGTGGAAGCTGCGCGCAGCGCTGGCGGCGCGTTACACCTCGTCGCCGACGCGCTGCTGGCACGCCGACGACGTGTATATCGGTGCCGACCTGCGCGGGGTGCTTGATATCCTCATCGAGGTGCTCGGCCTGCCCGGTTCTACGGTGATTATCGAATCGCCCTGCGACTGGCTGATCCTGCGCCTGCTGCAGGATGCCGGCATCCGCCTGCTCGAATTGCCCTGGGCGCAGGACGGCAGCCTCGACCTGGTGTCGCTCGAAGGCCTGCTGCGCGACGAGCGCGTGAGCCTGGTGCTGCTCTCATCGACGGTCAGCCAGCCTTCCGGCGTGGCGATGGCCCTGCGCGATCGCCTCAAGGTGGCGCAATTGCTCGACCAGCATGGGTGCTGGCTGTTGGAGAACGACACGTGCGGGGAGTTGAGTTTCAAACCGCCCCACACGGCCTTGCGCGATCTGGTGAACCCGGAGCGGCTGATGGTGTTTTCCTCCTTCGAGAAAATTCTCGGCCCGGAAGCGCCGTATGGCTACGCGCTGTCTCGACACATGAGCAGCCAATTGCAGCGCCAGTTTCTGCTGCGCTCGTTCCGGTTGTCGTCAATTCGCCAACGCGCGATTGCCCGCCTGTATCAGAGCGGGCAAATTGATCAGCACCTGCGTACCCTGCGTCAGTTGCTGCGTGAGCAAGCCGGGGCAATGAGCCTGCTGCTCGACCAGCATTTGGGCGATCAAGTGACTTATCGCATGCCTGCCGGTGGCGCTACGTTCTGGTTGGGTTCGACCCAGGCAGTGGATATGCGCCAGGTGTTCCAGTGTTTGCTGGCCCGGCAAGTGGTGGTGGCGCCCGGCGAGTTGTTCAGTGTCGGCGGCCTGCACCATCAGCACATGCGTTTGAGCCATACCTTTCATGGGCAGCCCAACCTGGACGTTGCGCTGGCGGCACTGGCTGATGCCCTGCGGCAGGCACAAACGGGCTAGATGCGTGAAATTTCTCTGAGTTTTGTAGGATCGATACCGTCGCGTAGTAGTCCAACTCTCAGTAAACTGTCGTTTTTTCCAAATCCTTCTTTTCGAGGTTCATGCATGACTATCAGTCCTTTTGCGGGCAAGCCGGCGCCAGCTCAGTTGCTGGTGGATATCCCGCGACTGGTCACGGCCTACTACACAGGCCAGCCTGATGCAGCGATCTCCACCCAACGTGTGGCTTTTGGTACCTCCGGCCACCGTGGCAGCTCGTTTGAGCTGAGCTTCAACGAGTGGCACGTGCTCGCCATCAGCCAGGCCATCTGTTTGTATCGCGAAGCCCAAGGCATCAATGGTCCTTTGTTCGTCGGCCTGGATACTCATGCGCTGTCGACGCCGGCCGGTGCCAGCGCGCTGGAAGTCCTGGCGGCCAACGGCGTGCACGTGATGCTGGCCGAGGGCGATGAATACACGCCGACCCCGGCCATTTCCCACGCCATCATCTGCTACAACCGCGGCCGCACCACGGGCCTGGCCGACGGCATCGTTATCACGCCGTCGCACAACCCGCCGCAAAGTGGCGGCTACAAGTACAACCCGCCCAATGGCGGCCCAGCCGATACCCACGTCACCAAGTGGATCGAAGCCAAGGCCAATGAACTGTTGGCCAACAAACTCGCCGGGGTCAAGCGCATCACTCACGCCCAGGCGCTCAAGGCCGATACCACGCACCGCCATGATTACCTCAACAGCTACGTGGCCGACCTGGTCAACGTGATCGACATGGACGCCATCCGCAGCGCCGATTTGCGCCTGGGCGTCGATCCGCTGGGCGGAGCAGGGGTGCGCTACTGGTCGGCGATTGCCGAGCACTACCGCTTGAACCTGGACGTGGTGAACACTGAAGTCGATTCAACCTTCCGCTTCATGAGCGTCGACTGGGACGGCCAGATCCGTATGGACCCGTCCTCCAGCTATGCGATGCAAGGCTTGATCGGCCTCAAGGAGCGGTTCGACGTGGCCTTCGCCTGCGACCCGGACCACGATCGACACGGCATCGTCACGCCGTCCGGCGGCCTGTTGGCACCGAACAATTATCTGGCCGTGTCCATCGATTACCTGTTTCAGAACCGCCCGGACTGGCGCGCCGATGCAGCCGTGGGCAAGACCGTGGTCAGCAGTGGCTTGATCGACCGCGTGGCCGCACGTATCGGCCGTCGTCTGTACGAAGTGCCCGTAGGCTTCAAATGGTTTGCCGATGGCCTGTTTGAAGGCTCTCTGGGTTTTGGCGGCGAAGAGAGCGCCGGCGCCTCGTTCCTGCGCAAGGATGGCACTGTGTGGAGCACCGATAAGGATGGCTTGATTCCGGCCCTGCTGGCGGCGGAAATGACCTCGCGCAAAGGCCAGGACCCAAGCCAGATCTACCGTGGCCTGACCGATGCGCTGGGCGAGCCCTTCGCGATCCGCGTCGACGCCAAGGCCACCCCGGCGCAGAAAGCCTTGCTGGGCAAGCTGTCGCCGGAACAGGTCACGTCCACGCAATTGGCCGGGGAAAGCATCCAGCAGATCCTCAGCCATGCGCCGGGCAATAACCAGGCGATTGGCGGTTTGAAGGTGATGACCGAAAACGGCTGGTTTGCCGCGCGCCCATCGGGCACCGAGGACATCTACAAGATCTACGCCGAGAGCTTTGTGGGCGAGGATCACCTCAAGCAACTGGTAGAAGAAGCGCAGGTGCTGGTCGACGGCGCAATCAGCCAGTAATCACGCCATCTCGGCTGTGGGAGGGAGTTGCTCCCTCCCACATTCTCAGGTTAACGAAAGTCCCTTCAAGCCAGATCGACCAGCACGATCTCGCTGTCCTCGAGCGCCGTCACCCGCAGCAGTTGCTCATCCTCAACCGCCACGCCGTCTCGCGCTTGCGCACGCAAGCCATTGACTTCAATCACGCCCGTCGCCGGCACCAGGTACGCGCGGCGCCCGCTGTCCAGTCGATACTCGGCACTTTCGCCCGCTTTCAGGTTGGCCGCTACCAGACGTGCATCAGCGCGGATGCGCAGGCTTTCGCTGTCACCGGCCTTGCCGCTGGCTAGGGTTACAAAGCCCTCGCGATCTCCCTGGGGAAAGGGTTTGGCGCCCCATGAAGGCGGCAAGCCGGCTTCGTTTGGAATAATCCAGATCTGGAAAATCTTGGTCGGGGTGGCCTCCAGGTTGTATTCGCTGTGGGCAATCCCGGTGCCGGCACTCATCACCTGCACATCGCCGGCCTCGGTGCGGCCCTTGTTGCCCAGGTTGTCGGCGTGGCTGATGGCGCCTTCGCGCACATAGGTGATGATTTCCATGTCGCGGTGCGGATGCTGCGGGAAACCCGTGCCCGGCGCGATAATGTCGTCGTTCCATACCCGCAGGTTGCCCCAGTGCATGCGCTTGGGGTCGTGGTATTGGGCGAATGAAAAGTGGTGATGGGCGTCAAGCCAGCCATGATGGGCGCCGCCCAGCGTGTTGAAAGGTCGAAGTTCGAGCATGAGAGTCTCCTGTTGATGGGGACCATGATCCAGCAGTGCATGATCGATAAAAAGCGTAAAAATTGCTGGACTCTCATCCAATAATTCGATTGGTTACAGGCGTTTCAACTTTCACTTCATCGCCTAACTGCATGACGTCAAAGCAATTGGCTGGAACTGAGCGCCGATTCCGGCGACCATGGCGCCTTCGCCAAAACCAACCTCATCGCTGGAGTCCGCGTGCCGCAACAAACGCCTGATTTGCCCCCTGAGCTTCGACCTCTGGCAGAAATGCCGCTGCTGAAACGGCTGGCCGCCCGCTTGTTTGGCCACGGCCTTACGCGTCTACGTGCGCAGCATCGGTTTTCCTGGCTGCACGGCCAGGCTGACGGATTTCGCAGCGGGCACGAAGCCGGTGTGGAATATGGCTATCGCGAAGGCAAGGCTGACGGAATAGAAGAGGGCCGCCAGGTATTGCTGATCCGTGACTTCCGGCCCGAAGAGCACAAAGCGCCAGGCGTGGATGACAGCCTGTTCGACGACTGGCGGCTGCCGCTCAGCGCCGACGTGAAGAAGCGCATGAAGGCGGATGTGGCGCGCTTACTGCCAGCCCATGCACAGCCGAGCAGCGCGCAATGGAAAATGATCTTCAGCGACACGCCTTCGACGTCGGTGATCGCCGGTGCGGGCGCCGGTAAGTCCACCTCCCTGGTGCTGCGGATCCTGTTGCTCACCCATTATCTGGGCTTTGAACTGAGCTCGATGACCGTGGTGACGTTCACCCGCGAGTCGCGCAAGGACTTCATCAACAAGCTCATGGAAATTCTCAGCCTGTGGGGCCAACCCCTTGGCAGCAAAGAAGCCCAGGCCGTGGTGCGTACCTTTCACTCGCGCATCTTGCCGATGGTACGCAGCTTGCCTG encodes:
- the pgm gene encoding phosphoglucomutase (alpha-D-glucose-1,6-bisphosphate-dependent) encodes the protein MTISPFAGKPAPAQLLVDIPRLVTAYYTGQPDAAISTQRVAFGTSGHRGSSFELSFNEWHVLAISQAICLYREAQGINGPLFVGLDTHALSTPAGASALEVLAANGVHVMLAEGDEYTPTPAISHAIICYNRGRTTGLADGIVITPSHNPPQSGGYKYNPPNGGPADTHVTKWIEAKANELLANKLAGVKRITHAQALKADTTHRHDYLNSYVADLVNVIDMDAIRSADLRLGVDPLGGAGVRYWSAIAEHYRLNLDVVNTEVDSTFRFMSVDWDGQIRMDPSSSYAMQGLIGLKERFDVAFACDPDHDRHGIVTPSGGLLAPNNYLAVSIDYLFQNRPDWRADAAVGKTVVSSGLIDRVAARIGRRLYEVPVGFKWFADGLFEGSLGFGGEESAGASFLRKDGTVWSTDKDGLIPALLAAEMTSRKGQDPSQIYRGLTDALGEPFAIRVDAKATPAQKALLGKLSPEQVTSTQLAGESIQQILSHAPGNNQAIGGLKVMTENGWFAARPSGTEDIYKIYAESFVGEDHLKQLVEEAQVLVDGAISQ
- a CDS encoding PLP-dependent aminotransferase family protein, translating into MTLRGVRQVDFAYQAVYRYMINLIDEVSSDSRVKLPSLRQLSQRLNVSISTIQYAYSLLEKEGRVYSVAKSGYYAWPLAGGASTWPSGDLLERLYVAARRPGMVVLSGDEPALLASLDSTLLRLERELVRQYPHHLQPWSQPCGVWKLRAALAARYTSSPTRCWHADDVYIGADLRGVLDILIEVLGLPGSTVIIESPCDWLILRLLQDAGIRLLELPWAQDGSLDLVSLEGLLRDERVSLVLLSSTVSQPSGVAMALRDRLKVAQLLDQHGCWLLENDTCGELSFKPPHTALRDLVNPERLMVFSSFEKILGPEAPYGYALSRHMSSQLQRQFLLRSFRLSSIRQRAIARLYQSGQIDQHLRTLRQLLREQAGAMSLLLDQHLGDQVTYRMPAGGATFWLGSTQAVDMRQVFQCLLARQVVVAPGELFSVGGLHHQHMRLSHTFHGQPNLDVALAALADALRQAQTG
- a CDS encoding pirin family protein — its product is MLELRPFNTLGGAHHGWLDAHHHFSFAQYHDPKRMHWGNLRVWNDDIIAPGTGFPQHPHRDMEIITYVREGAISHADNLGNKGRTEAGDVQVMSAGTGIAHSEYNLEATPTKIFQIWIIPNEAGLPPSWGAKPFPQGDREGFVTLASGKAGDSESLRIRADARLVAANLKAGESAEYRLDSGRRAYLVPATGVIEVNGLRAQARDGVAVEDEQLLRVTALEDSEIVLVDLA